One window from the genome of Pseudanabaena yagii GIHE-NHR1 encodes:
- a CDS encoding PAS domain S-box protein has protein sequence MGMHLCLELLATSIQQLHDLEHIATSPVSTPTEIEVKNISLKNALHVLQSSLTELEISQRSLAGELDRYRELFDFAPDGYFVTDANGDITEANRAATLMFGSHPIGKNLENFVYPSYKDQFQSLIGQLQRGQNIKSLDFRMQFPTGQPFDASFTIISIRALDGKVIGMRWWIQDITQRKQEVEKLQQSHQRLEIRIAEMNAKLNLMDRQIRVEREEQRRISRSLARNEAKLRAMMQHSSDIVNILDIDTTIHYCSPAIIKALGYMPEDVIDKKFVKFIHPEDLPVFQSFLAQSVDEMSVSTPIVMRYQHINGDWVYLESVCCNLLQDPNVQGLVINSRDITERKRTESALQESKIRLDAIASSMPATIYRLAMNSDGSISIPFISDGLIDLVGIAPRYILSNPYQLLDFIHPEDLDHFKALIKAGFDKLATFRHEFRIIAISGEVKWVQNIARYYHTELGKVIADGVCIDISERGEAESSLQRTNELLRAVIKSVPVAIDIISPEGKILLCNAAAEKLFALNTLAIVGYPNAAQVPDLQTAILDTLAGKPLDRVHMDIEIRDGSWISISMSTVLVHDSNGQIIGVLRIIEKLGDRNAQHTSQNGWSIEPPRSNSIVPLGTDAIANAGAINANALLIQYQTGQRNFAGLDLRGAYLAEMELPQVDFSGVALNGSNCSHTNFQYANMRGADLRGANLQYTDLKWADLRGADLRGADLRGADTTGSITDESNFLGALLSIS, from the coding sequence ATGGGAATGCACCTTTGTCTCGAATTGCTTGCAACCTCGATTCAGCAACTGCATGATCTAGAGCATATTGCAACATCACCCGTATCAACTCCTACCGAAATTGAAGTAAAAAACATTTCCTTAAAAAATGCACTTCATGTTCTGCAATCTAGCTTAACAGAACTAGAAATTTCACAGCGATCGCTTGCAGGGGAACTAGATCGATATCGTGAACTTTTTGACTTCGCCCCCGATGGCTATTTTGTCACCGATGCCAATGGGGATATCACCGAAGCTAACCGAGCTGCAACATTGATGTTTGGTTCGCATCCCATTGGCAAAAACTTAGAGAACTTTGTCTATCCATCCTACAAAGATCAATTTCAAAGCCTGATCGGGCAGCTTCAACGCGGACAAAACATTAAAAGCCTAGACTTTCGGATGCAATTTCCAACGGGGCAACCCTTTGATGCTAGCTTTACGATCATTAGCATCCGTGCCCTTGATGGAAAAGTAATTGGAATGCGCTGGTGGATTCAAGACATCACCCAACGTAAACAGGAAGTAGAAAAGCTCCAACAGTCCCATCAACGTTTAGAGATTCGCATTGCAGAAATGAATGCCAAACTCAATCTCATGGATCGTCAGATTCGCGTAGAAAGAGAAGAACAAAGACGAATTTCTCGCAGTCTTGCCCGTAATGAAGCCAAATTACGGGCGATGATGCAGCATTCTTCAGATATCGTTAATATTCTTGATATTGATACAACAATTCACTATTGCAGTCCTGCCATCATTAAAGCCCTAGGCTATATGCCTGAAGATGTGATCGACAAGAAGTTTGTGAAATTCATTCATCCTGAAGACTTGCCAGTTTTTCAAAGTTTTCTCGCGCAATCAGTCGATGAGATGTCCGTATCCACCCCAATTGTGATGCGCTATCAACATATCAATGGTGATTGGGTTTATCTAGAGTCAGTTTGCTGTAATCTTTTGCAAGATCCTAATGTCCAAGGCTTAGTGATTAACTCCCGTGACATTACCGAACGCAAACGCACAGAATCAGCATTACAGGAAAGTAAAATCAGACTGGATGCGATCGCGTCGAGTATGCCCGCAACCATCTATCGTCTAGCGATGAACTCTGATGGAAGCATTTCTATTCCATTTATTAGTGATGGATTAATCGATTTAGTAGGCATTGCTCCTCGATATATCCTCTCTAATCCTTATCAGTTACTAGATTTCATTCATCCTGAAGATTTGGATCATTTCAAAGCGCTGATTAAGGCTGGATTTGATAAACTTGCCACTTTCCGCCATGAGTTTCGGATTATTGCCATTTCGGGAGAGGTAAAATGGGTACAAAATATCGCACGCTACTATCATACAGAGTTAGGCAAAGTCATAGCTGACGGTGTATGCATTGATATTAGTGAAAGGGGTGAAGCAGAATCAAGCCTCCAACGGACAAATGAACTTTTAAGAGCAGTAATCAAATCTGTCCCTGTCGCGATCGATATCATTAGTCCCGAAGGAAAAATCCTGCTCTGCAATGCCGCCGCTGAAAAACTCTTTGCCTTAAATACTTTAGCGATCGTGGGTTATCCCAATGCAGCACAAGTACCAGACTTACAAACCGCAATTCTTGATACTTTAGCTGGTAAACCCCTTGATCGGGTACATATGGATATTGAAATTCGAGATGGTAGTTGGATTAGCATCAGTATGTCTACGGTTCTCGTTCATGACTCTAACGGACAAATCATAGGAGTCTTAAGAATTATCGAGAAATTAGGCGATCGCAATGCTCAACATACTTCGCAGAATGGATGGTCAATTGAACCACCGCGTAGTAATTCAATAGTTCCATTGGGAACAGATGCGATCGCTAATGCTGGCGCTATTAACGCGAATGCATTACTCATTCAATATCAAACTGGACAACGTAACTTTGCAGGTTTAGATTTGCGCGGGGCTTATCTCGCTGAAATGGAATTACCGCAGGTAGACTTTAGCGGTGTGGCTTTAAATGGTAGTAATTGCAGTCATACAAACTTCCAATATGCCAATATGCGTGGCGCAGATTTACGTGGTGCAAATTTGCAATATACAGATTTAAAGTGGGCAGATTTGCGCGGGGCAGATTTGCGTGGTGCAGATTTGCGTGGTGCAGATACCACAGGTTCCATAACTGACGAAAGTAACTTTCTAGGCGCTCTGTTATCAATTAGTTAA
- a CDS encoding trypsin-like serine peptidase: protein MKIKKWKVWLGFLLGMAIAWLCTTYAPLAAQTLSGLLPKEAIAPTQSTSLKAIASDPDGFVPPKLSESTSPIGRDRAIIGKDQRLPMLSREYPWSTVGKIIMIGKDDREYSCTGTLISKALVLTNAHCLYEKDKLFPKMFFLPNLINGRLRTRNDVAIVKNVWSGTHKPDNEPESDWAVLQLNKPLGEKYGFLKWRSVPLSVLQQYKNRISVAGYSGDYPDPKVYHDLSAGKGYTAGVHMECSVLGESEGMLVHDCDTNPGASGSALITKIDGAYQIVGLHARGGKDRRGRGVANYAVRISQIEAALNKEN from the coding sequence ATGAAAATTAAAAAATGGAAAGTTTGGTTAGGGTTTCTGTTAGGAATGGCGATCGCTTGGTTATGTACCACCTATGCACCCCTTGCAGCTCAGACCCTCTCAGGTTTGTTACCCAAAGAGGCGATCGCACCAACCCAAAGTACATCTCTCAAGGCGATCGCATCTGATCCTGATGGCTTTGTCCCCCCAAAATTAAGTGAGTCTACATCACCAATAGGACGCGATCGGGCGATTATTGGTAAAGATCAGCGCTTACCGATGCTCAGCCGTGAGTATCCTTGGTCTACGGTGGGCAAGATCATCATGATTGGGAAGGATGATAGAGAGTATTCCTGCACGGGCACATTAATTAGCAAAGCGCTAGTGTTGACCAATGCCCATTGTCTGTATGAGAAGGATAAGCTATTTCCTAAGATGTTCTTTTTGCCTAATTTAATCAATGGCAGGCTACGCACACGCAATGATGTGGCGATCGTCAAAAATGTTTGGTCAGGAACCCATAAACCCGATAATGAGCCAGAGAGTGATTGGGCGGTTTTACAGTTGAATAAGCCTTTGGGAGAGAAGTATGGGTTTCTCAAATGGCGATCGGTTCCTCTATCAGTACTTCAACAATATAAGAATCGCATTTCTGTGGCGGGATATTCAGGTGATTATCCTGATCCTAAGGTATATCATGATCTGTCAGCAGGTAAGGGTTATACCGCAGGTGTGCATATGGAATGTAGTGTGTTAGGAGAGAGCGAGGGAATGTTAGTTCATGATTGCGATACGAACCCCGGCGCTTCTGGTTCGGCTTTGATTACAAAGATTGATGGTGCTTATCAGATTGTGGGTCTCCATGCGAGAGGTGGAAAGGATCGGCGTGGTCGTGGGGTTGCGAATTATGCTGTGCGAATTAGTCAGATTGAAGCGGCGTTGAATAAAGAGAATTAA
- a CDS encoding DEAD/DEAH box helicase — protein MSFSALGLSDQIVRAVTARGYTKPTPIQSQAIPVVLSGQDLLAGAQTGTGKTAGFTLPILHLLSQKVVKRSPTGKIPIRALILTPTRELAAQVEESVRMYGRHLPLTSMVIYGGVNINPQINRLRGGVEILVATPGRLLDHVQQGRLDLSKVEILVLDEADRMLDMGFIRDIRRILALLPKQRQNLLFSATFSNEIKAFASTLLNQPVLVEVASQNATSDLVTQRIFPVDRDRKRELLTHLIKTHNWYQVLVFTRTKHGADRLVKQLHQDDIVAMAIHGNKSQAARTRALGKFKDGSLQVLVATDIAARGLDISELPHVVNYELPNVPEDYVHRIGRTGRAGSVGEAISLVCVDERKFLSDIEKLIKRSLPQEIIAGFDPDPRAKPEPIQLGRQSKHQPRRGQREHNPTTKPSSQSPSKSPSKPQKKAPRSVNSH, from the coding sequence ATGTCCTTTTCTGCTTTAGGCTTGTCCGATCAAATTGTCCGTGCCGTTACTGCACGCGGCTATACCAAGCCCACACCGATTCAATCTCAAGCGATCCCCGTTGTCCTCTCAGGTCAGGATTTACTAGCTGGTGCTCAAACAGGTACTGGCAAAACCGCAGGATTTACCCTGCCTATTTTGCATTTACTCTCGCAAAAGGTCGTCAAGCGATCGCCAACGGGCAAGATCCCCATTCGAGCTTTAATCCTCACCCCCACCCGTGAGCTTGCCGCCCAAGTCGAAGAAAGTGTGCGGATGTATGGTAGACATCTGCCCCTCACCTCAATGGTGATTTATGGCGGCGTGAATATTAATCCCCAAATTAATCGCCTCAGAGGTGGGGTAGAAATTTTGGTGGCAACCCCCGGACGATTGCTCGATCATGTGCAGCAAGGACGACTAGATCTATCCAAGGTAGAAATCTTGGTATTAGATGAAGCCGATCGCATGTTAGATATGGGCTTTATTCGTGATATCCGTCGGATTCTGGCTCTATTACCCAAGCAACGCCAAAACCTATTGTTTTCAGCGACTTTCTCCAATGAGATTAAAGCCTTTGCCAGTACTTTGCTCAATCAGCCTGTGCTCGTTGAAGTCGCTAGTCAAAATGCAACTTCGGATTTAGTCACCCAGAGAATTTTTCCTGTCGATCGCGATCGCAAGCGGGAACTACTGACCCATTTGATCAAAACTCACAACTGGTATCAGGTCTTAGTCTTTACCCGTACCAAACATGGAGCCGATCGCTTAGTTAAGCAATTGCATCAAGATGACATTGTGGCGATGGCGATTCATGGTAATAAGAGTCAAGCCGCCCGTACCCGTGCGCTCGGTAAATTTAAGGATGGCAGTTTGCAAGTCTTAGTTGCGACCGATATCGCAGCGAGGGGCTTGGATATTAGCGAACTTCCCCATGTGGTCAATTACGAATTGCCTAATGTGCCAGAGGACTATGTGCATCGTATCGGACGCACAGGTCGCGCTGGTTCTGTCGGTGAGGCGATTTCATTGGTATGTGTGGATGAGCGTAAGTTCCTCTCAGATATCGAAAAATTAATTAAGCGATCGCTACCTCAAGAAATCATCGCTGGTTTCGATCCCGACCCTCGTGCTAAACCTGAGCCTATTCAACTGGGAAGACAATCAAAACATCAACCGCGACGTGGACAAAGGGAGCATAATCCTACCACTAAGCCATCATCACAATCACCCAGCAAGTCTCCAAGCAAACCACAAAAGAAAGCACCTAGAAGCGTTAATTCACATTAA
- a CDS encoding CHAT domain-containing protein, whose translation MRKNFSAIAITTLLLGLPVQTLISPNAQAQVQQDSKAEAEKFYEQGNQLYNQGQYREAIESWQKALNLYRVQQNRNYEGDALNNIGNAYKGLGQIQKAAEFYQQALAIKQQIGERKGEARAVISLGNVYNDLGQYQKAIDMFQQALVLKKQANDRVGEGDSLIGLGNAYKNLGKYQQAINFYQQAFEIYKQANNRYGLGLALNNLGTVYTSLSQYQKAIEFYQQALDIRKELNDRYGVALALNNLGTSYNNLGQYPKAIELYQQALDIYKQIGDRYGIALALNNLGAGYGNISQYQKAIDFYQQALEIKKQIGDRNGIALALNNLGITYSSLGQYQKAIDFAQQALEIRKEIGDRAGVGSSLSTLGDAHSRLGQYQKAIEFFQQSLDIRKQIGDRYGEAAALYGLGGAYYRLGQYQKAIAVFQQTLEIRQQIGDRYGESGALDELGYVYSLLGQSQKALDFYQQALAISKQIGDRSGEAGFLSDVGTVYNKIGQYQKAIEFFQQSLDLKRQIGARNGEGVALLNLGLAYNNLGQYQKGIEYYQQALEINKQLGDLNGLGLALNNLGTAYNNMKQYQKAIGYYQQSLELARQTGERESEGRTLSNLGLAFSRLNKDELAILYYKQSINIRESIRKDLRGLSTEEQKSYLSTVEYTYRNLADLLLKQNRSLEAQQVLDLLKVQELSSYLNNVQGNTQTQQGVDLQPSEQSIITLASELNSLQKKDREGNITEGEQKRLTQLVQAEQSQNEKFNSFLNSPEIKKLTDEIRRTEQQQNVNLASYRKLQREVLTQLPSAVMLYPLILDDRLELVLVSANTPPIRRTVNLKREELIRLVADFREGLKDKGSEDVKEPAQKLYKAIIKPFEAELNQLKIDTIIYAPDGQLRYIPLSALYDGKQWLIEKYRINNITAESLTGFNLKPIAPPHVLAGAFGGKDGDKRSGFNGLPATLTEVQKIAARFANTTTLLESDFTKTTTATKANSYTILHLATHGFLSTEKPEDSFILFGNGDKATIRDIQDWSLKNVDLVVLSACETGIGNKLGNGIEILGLGYQMQSAGARVAIASLWQVSDEGTQALMDVFYGELQKGNVSIAEALRRAQIALIRSPQYKHPNYWSAFFAIGNGL comes from the coding sequence ATGCGTAAAAACTTCAGTGCGATCGCAATTACCACATTGTTGTTGGGTTTGCCTGTGCAAACGCTAATTAGCCCAAATGCTCAGGCACAGGTGCAGCAAGACAGTAAAGCTGAAGCGGAGAAATTTTATGAGCAAGGGAATCAGTTGTATAATCAAGGTCAGTATCGTGAAGCGATCGAGTCTTGGCAAAAGGCTCTAAATCTATATCGAGTGCAACAGAATCGAAATTATGAAGGCGATGCACTCAACAATATTGGTAATGCTTACAAAGGTTTAGGGCAAATCCAAAAAGCGGCTGAGTTCTATCAACAAGCTTTAGCGATCAAACAGCAGATCGGTGAACGTAAGGGAGAGGCTCGTGCAGTAATTAGTCTGGGCAATGTTTACAACGATCTTGGACAATATCAAAAAGCAATTGATATGTTTCAACAGGCTCTAGTCCTCAAGAAGCAAGCTAACGATCGCGTGGGAGAGGGGGATTCTCTGATCGGATTGGGCAATGCCTATAAAAATCTTGGCAAGTACCAACAAGCCATTAACTTTTATCAACAAGCCTTCGAGATTTATAAACAAGCCAATAATCGCTATGGACTAGGGCTGGCTCTGAATAATTTGGGCACTGTTTACACTAGTCTGAGTCAGTACCAAAAGGCGATTGAATTTTATCAGCAAGCCTTAGATATTAGAAAGGAACTTAACGATCGCTATGGTGTTGCGCTTGCCCTGAACAATTTGGGGACTTCTTACAACAACTTAGGACAATATCCCAAGGCAATTGAACTCTACCAACAAGCCCTAGATATCTATAAACAAATCGGCGATCGCTATGGGATTGCCCTTGCGCTCAATAATTTAGGTGCGGGATATGGCAACATTAGCCAGTACCAAAAAGCGATTGATTTCTATCAACAGGCTTTAGAGATCAAAAAGCAAATTGGAGATCGCAATGGGATAGCGCTAGCGCTCAATAATTTGGGCATTACCTACAGCAGTTTAGGACAATATCAAAAGGCTATTGATTTTGCTCAGCAAGCCTTAGAAATTAGGAAGGAAATTGGCGATCGCGCTGGTGTCGGCAGTTCACTCAGCACTTTAGGCGATGCTCATAGCAGATTGGGGCAGTACCAAAAAGCGATTGAGTTTTTCCAGCAATCCTTGGACATTCGGAAGCAAATCGGCGATCGCTATGGAGAAGCCGCCGCACTCTATGGTCTAGGTGGTGCTTACTACAGGCTAGGACAATACCAAAAAGCGATCGCGGTTTTCCAGCAAACCTTAGAGATTAGACAACAAATTGGCGATCGCTATGGTGAATCAGGCGCTCTCGATGAATTAGGCTATGTCTATAGTCTTTTAGGGCAATCTCAAAAAGCCCTTGATTTCTACCAACAAGCTTTAGCGATTAGTAAGCAAATCGGTGATCGCAGTGGTGAAGCAGGTTTTCTCAGTGATGTTGGTACGGTCTACAACAAGATCGGTCAGTACCAAAAAGCGATCGAGTTTTTCCAGCAATCCTTAGATCTTAAAAGACAAATTGGGGCGCGTAATGGCGAAGGCGTGGCACTCCTAAATTTGGGGCTTGCCTACAATAATCTTGGACAGTATCAAAAAGGCATTGAGTATTACCAACAAGCCTTGGAAATTAACAAACAACTAGGTGATCTCAATGGTTTAGGACTTGCCCTCAATAATTTGGGCACTGCCTACAACAATATGAAGCAGTACCAAAAAGCGATCGGGTATTACCAGCAATCCCTAGAACTCGCCCGTCAAACTGGTGAACGTGAGAGTGAAGGCAGGACACTTTCCAATCTTGGTTTAGCTTTTAGCAGGCTCAATAAAGACGAACTCGCTATTCTCTACTACAAACAATCCATCAATATTAGAGAATCTATTCGTAAAGATCTGCGTGGGCTGAGTACAGAGGAACAAAAATCCTATCTGTCCACAGTCGAATATACCTATCGCAATCTTGCGGATCTGCTGCTAAAACAAAACCGTAGTCTCGAAGCCCAACAGGTGCTCGACTTACTCAAAGTGCAAGAACTGAGTAGCTATCTCAATAATGTACAGGGCAATACTCAAACCCAACAAGGTGTTGACCTTCAGCCATCGGAACAGAGCATTATTACGCTTGCGAGTGAACTCAATTCTCTTCAGAAGAAAGATCGTGAAGGTAATATCACGGAAGGAGAACAGAAGCGGCTCACCCAACTCGTGCAGGCTGAACAGTCTCAAAATGAAAAATTTAATTCCTTTCTCAACAGTCCTGAAATCAAAAAACTAACCGATGAAATCCGTCGTACTGAGCAGCAGCAAAATGTGAACCTCGCCAGCTATCGCAAACTCCAACGCGAAGTACTCACACAGTTACCCAGTGCGGTGATGCTTTATCCATTAATTCTCGATGATCGCTTAGAACTAGTATTAGTTTCGGCGAACACTCCGCCCATTCGACGCACAGTTAATCTGAAACGCGAAGAACTGATTCGATTAGTTGCTGATTTTCGTGAGGGACTCAAGGATAAAGGCTCAGAGGATGTCAAAGAACCTGCTCAGAAGTTATATAAAGCAATTATCAAACCCTTTGAAGCAGAACTCAATCAACTAAAAATTGATACGATTATCTACGCTCCTGACGGACAGTTGCGCTATATTCCTCTTTCGGCGCTTTACGATGGTAAGCAATGGCTAATTGAGAAATATCGCATTAACAACATCACTGCCGAATCCCTTACGGGATTTAATCTCAAGCCAATTGCTCCACCCCATGTTTTAGCAGGAGCCTTTGGGGGCAAAGATGGTGACAAACGCTCAGGATTTAATGGTTTACCTGCAACTTTAACGGAAGTCCAAAAGATTGCCGCCCGCTTTGCGAATACGACCACATTACTGGAATCTGATTTTACTAAAACCACGACGGCAACCAAGGCGAATTCCTATACAATTTTGCACCTTGCCACTCACGGATTTCTCTCGACAGAGAAGCCTGAAGATTCCTTTATTCTCTTTGGCAATGGCGATAAAGCTACGATTCGTGATATTCAAGACTGGTCATTAAAGAATGTCGATCTGGTTGTCCTCAGTGCTTGCGAAACTGGTATTGGTAACAAGTTAGGCAATGGAATTGAAATTTTAGGCTTGGGCTATCAAATGCAGTCCGCAGGTGCAAGGGTGGCGATCGCTTCTTTGTGGCAGGTCAGTGATGAAGGGACGCAGGCGCTCATGGATGTATTTTATGGTGAACTCCAAAAAGGAAATGTATCGATCGCCGAAGCCTTGAGAAGAGCGCAAATAGCGCTAATTCGATCCCCACAATATAAACATCCCAACTATTGGTCAGCATTTTTTGCGATCGGTAATGGTTTATAA